Proteins from a genomic interval of Oncorhynchus nerka isolate Pitt River linkage group LG13, Oner_Uvic_2.0, whole genome shotgun sequence:
- the rorb gene encoding nuclear receptor ROR-beta isoform X2, with the protein MRAQIEVIPCKICGDKSSGIHYGVITCEGCKGFFRRSQQNNAAYSCPRQRNCLIDRTNRNRCQHCRLQKCLALGMSRDAVKFGRMSKKQRDSLYAEVQKHQQRILNERQQQTGEAEALARVYSSSLTNGLNTLNHEIGGTYANGHVIELPKGQVNGGAPGGYYHGMDSTQPSPDQSGLDMAGMKHIKQEPVYDLTPVTNLYNYSSYQDSQLAPSNVSMGELDRIAQNIIKSHLETCQYTADELQQLAWQTHSYDDIKMYQSKTRDMLWQQCAIQITHAIQYVVEFAKRISGFMELCQNDQILLLKSGCLEVVLVRMCRAFNPLNNTVLFEGKYGGMQMFKALGCDDLVSAVFDFAKSLCSLQLTEEEIALFSAAVLISTDRPWLMEPRKVQKLQEKIYFALQHIMQKNHMDEDTLAKLIGRIPTLSALCTLHTEELQAFQQLHPETVNVLFPPLYKELFNPDPNAAITIPK; encoded by the exons CCCAAATCGAAGTTATACCATGCAAAATTTGTGGAGACAAGTCATCAGGAATCCACTATGGAGTCATCACATGTGAGGGCTGCAAA GGGTTCTTCAGACGTAGTCAGCAGAACAACGCCGCATACTCCTGCCCTCGCCAGAGGAACTGTCTGATCGACAGGACCAACCGAAACCGCTGCCAACACTGCCGCTTACAGAAGTGTCTCGCACTCGGAATGTCCAGAGATG CGGTGAAGTTTGGCCGCATGTCAAAGAAGCAGCGAGACAGCCTGTACGCCGAGGTGCAGAAGCACCAGCAGCGGATCCTGAATGAGCGGCAGCAGCAGACTGGAGAGGCCGAGGCCCTGGCGCGCGTCTACTCCTCCAGCCTGACCAACGGCCTTAACACCCTCAACCACGAGATCGGAGGCACCTACGCCAATGGCCACGTTATCGAGCTTCCCAAGGGCCAGGTGAACGGTGGTGCCCCCGGCGGCTACTACCACGGTATGGACTCCACCCAGCCCTCCCCGGATCAGTCAGGCCTGGACATGGCGGGCATGAAGCACATAAAACAGGAGCCTGTCTACGACCTGACCCCTGTGACCAACCTGTACAACTACAGCTCCTACCAGGACAGTCAGCTGGCGCCAAGCAATGTCAGCATGGGAGAGCTAG aTCGTATCGCCCAGAACATTATAAAGTCTCACCTGGAGACCTGTCAATACACAGCAGATGAGCTCCAGCAGCTGGCCTGGCAAACACACTCCTATGATGACATCAAGATGTACCAGAGCAAA ACGCGAGACATGCTGTGGCAGCAGTGTGCCATCCAGATCACACATGCCATCCAGTATGTGGTGGAGTTTGCCAAGCGCATTTCCGGCTTCATGGAGCTGTGCCAGAATGACCAGATCCTTCTGCTCAAGTCAG gttGTCTGGAGGTGGTCCTGGTTAGAATGTGTCGGGCGTTTAACCCACTCAACAACACAGTGCTGTTTGAGGGAAAGTACGGGGGCATGCAGATGTTCAAAGCTCTAG GCTGTGACGATCTGGTCAGCGCGGTGTTTGACTTTGCCAAGAGTCTGTGCTCTCTGCAGCTCACTGAGGAGGAAATCGCTCTGTTCTCCGCAGCAGTGCTCATCTCCACAG ACCGGCCGTGGCTGATGGAGCCCAGGAAGGTGCAGAAGCTCCAGGAGAAGATCTACTTTGCGCTGCAGCACATCATGCAGAAGAACCACATGGATGAGGACACGCTGGCTAAG cTGATTGGTCGGATCCCCACGCTGTCGGCCCTGTGTACTCTCCATACCGAGGAGCTACAGGCCTTCCAGCAGCTTCATCCCGAGACGGTCAATGTGCTCTTCCCCCCACTCTACAAGGAGCTCTTCAATCCCGACCCCAATGCAGCCATCACCATACCCAAGTGA
- the rorb gene encoding nuclear receptor ROR-beta isoform X1, producing the protein MHVSPRKMKMDAIAQIEVIPCKICGDKSSGIHYGVITCEGCKGFFRRSQQNNAAYSCPRQRNCLIDRTNRNRCQHCRLQKCLALGMSRDAVKFGRMSKKQRDSLYAEVQKHQQRILNERQQQTGEAEALARVYSSSLTNGLNTLNHEIGGTYANGHVIELPKGQVNGGAPGGYYHGMDSTQPSPDQSGLDMAGMKHIKQEPVYDLTPVTNLYNYSSYQDSQLAPSNVSMGELDRIAQNIIKSHLETCQYTADELQQLAWQTHSYDDIKMYQSKTRDMLWQQCAIQITHAIQYVVEFAKRISGFMELCQNDQILLLKSGCLEVVLVRMCRAFNPLNNTVLFEGKYGGMQMFKALGCDDLVSAVFDFAKSLCSLQLTEEEIALFSAAVLISTDRPWLMEPRKVQKLQEKIYFALQHIMQKNHMDEDTLAKLIGRIPTLSALCTLHTEELQAFQQLHPETVNVLFPPLYKELFNPDPNAAITIPK; encoded by the exons ATGCATGTGTCTCCGCGGAAAATGAAAATGGATGCCATAG CCCAAATCGAAGTTATACCATGCAAAATTTGTGGAGACAAGTCATCAGGAATCCACTATGGAGTCATCACATGTGAGGGCTGCAAA GGGTTCTTCAGACGTAGTCAGCAGAACAACGCCGCATACTCCTGCCCTCGCCAGAGGAACTGTCTGATCGACAGGACCAACCGAAACCGCTGCCAACACTGCCGCTTACAGAAGTGTCTCGCACTCGGAATGTCCAGAGATG CGGTGAAGTTTGGCCGCATGTCAAAGAAGCAGCGAGACAGCCTGTACGCCGAGGTGCAGAAGCACCAGCAGCGGATCCTGAATGAGCGGCAGCAGCAGACTGGAGAGGCCGAGGCCCTGGCGCGCGTCTACTCCTCCAGCCTGACCAACGGCCTTAACACCCTCAACCACGAGATCGGAGGCACCTACGCCAATGGCCACGTTATCGAGCTTCCCAAGGGCCAGGTGAACGGTGGTGCCCCCGGCGGCTACTACCACGGTATGGACTCCACCCAGCCCTCCCCGGATCAGTCAGGCCTGGACATGGCGGGCATGAAGCACATAAAACAGGAGCCTGTCTACGACCTGACCCCTGTGACCAACCTGTACAACTACAGCTCCTACCAGGACAGTCAGCTGGCGCCAAGCAATGTCAGCATGGGAGAGCTAG aTCGTATCGCCCAGAACATTATAAAGTCTCACCTGGAGACCTGTCAATACACAGCAGATGAGCTCCAGCAGCTGGCCTGGCAAACACACTCCTATGATGACATCAAGATGTACCAGAGCAAA ACGCGAGACATGCTGTGGCAGCAGTGTGCCATCCAGATCACACATGCCATCCAGTATGTGGTGGAGTTTGCCAAGCGCATTTCCGGCTTCATGGAGCTGTGCCAGAATGACCAGATCCTTCTGCTCAAGTCAG gttGTCTGGAGGTGGTCCTGGTTAGAATGTGTCGGGCGTTTAACCCACTCAACAACACAGTGCTGTTTGAGGGAAAGTACGGGGGCATGCAGATGTTCAAAGCTCTAG GCTGTGACGATCTGGTCAGCGCGGTGTTTGACTTTGCCAAGAGTCTGTGCTCTCTGCAGCTCACTGAGGAGGAAATCGCTCTGTTCTCCGCAGCAGTGCTCATCTCCACAG ACCGGCCGTGGCTGATGGAGCCCAGGAAGGTGCAGAAGCTCCAGGAGAAGATCTACTTTGCGCTGCAGCACATCATGCAGAAGAACCACATGGATGAGGACACGCTGGCTAAG cTGATTGGTCGGATCCCCACGCTGTCGGCCCTGTGTACTCTCCATACCGAGGAGCTACAGGCCTTCCAGCAGCTTCATCCCGAGACGGTCAATGTGCTCTTCCCCCCACTCTACAAGGAGCTCTTCAATCCCGACCCCAATGCAGCCATCACCATACCCAAGTGA